The Spirosoma foliorum genome has a window encoding:
- a CDS encoding dipeptidase, whose translation MQTRKQFLKNACTIAAGASWLSVDKLAAFSMPAPKKSIYFDFHCHPGWSMTERNFANNAETKLPETVSEMKEGHLTSGFLALVADAPLIKPGPKGIIITRKYSPGDGWTEYKRQLQRLKEVFTQVGMPFSTDLNDLSTKASGPIGYLAVEGGDFLDDQLSRIEEAYQDGVRSIQLVHYAPNNLGDLQTAEATFNGLSPFGKDVVRKMNELGMAIDLAHASFQTAKDVANLTKAPIILSHSILQMEADRPIALRAISKEHAKVVADTGGVIGAWPSGFNKSFDEYVDNIKRLVDVVGIDHVGIGTDMSANFQPVLTNYMQYPQVAETLASKGFTSQEVDKIMGENARIVLGKIAKSRSRKG comes from the coding sequence ATGCAAACACGAAAGCAGTTTTTGAAAAATGCCTGCACCATCGCGGCTGGGGCATCCTGGCTATCCGTCGATAAACTGGCCGCCTTTTCCATGCCTGCCCCCAAAAAATCAATCTATTTTGATTTTCATTGTCATCCGGGATGGTCGATGACCGAGCGCAACTTTGCCAATAATGCGGAAACAAAGTTGCCCGAGACGGTAAGCGAGATGAAAGAAGGCCATTTGACGAGCGGGTTTCTGGCGTTGGTAGCCGATGCTCCTTTGATAAAACCAGGCCCCAAAGGAATCATTATTACTCGCAAATATTCGCCGGGTGACGGCTGGACGGAATATAAACGCCAGCTTCAGCGACTTAAAGAGGTTTTTACGCAGGTAGGTATGCCGTTTTCTACCGATCTGAATGATCTGAGTACCAAAGCCAGCGGACCAATTGGCTACCTGGCTGTGGAAGGGGGCGATTTTTTAGATGACCAGCTGAGCCGAATCGAAGAAGCGTATCAGGATGGCGTTCGTTCCATTCAGTTGGTTCACTACGCACCCAATAACCTGGGCGATCTTCAGACGGCCGAAGCAACCTTTAATGGTTTATCGCCTTTTGGGAAAGATGTGGTCAGGAAGATGAATGAACTGGGTATGGCAATTGACTTGGCCCATGCTTCATTTCAAACGGCGAAAGATGTGGCCAATCTGACCAAAGCGCCGATCATTTTATCACATAGTATTCTGCAAATGGAGGCCGATCGACCCATTGCGCTCAGAGCTATCTCAAAAGAGCATGCGAAAGTTGTGGCCGATACGGGTGGCGTTATCGGGGCCTGGCCGTCAGGATTCAATAAAAGCTTCGATGAATACGTCGATAATATTAAGCGCCTGGTCGATGTGGTAGGTATCGATCACGTCGGGATTGGGACCGACATGTCGGCTAATTTTCAGCCGGTACTGACTAATTATATGCAATATCCTCAGGTAGCCGAAACCTTGGCATCGAAAGGGTTTACCAGTCAGGAGGTTGATAAAATTATGGGCGAAAACGCCAGGATTGTGTTGGGAAAGATCGCGAAGTCAAGATCCAGGAAAGGGTAG
- a CDS encoding helix-turn-helix transcriptional regulator — protein sequence MKDTKKKLKTVSLDTMIDKHIGKVGSERRDAFEHELKIELVGNAIRQARKERHLTQEQLGELVGVQKAQISKLENSVTNARFETILKVFSALGAKVNFNVELDDKQMTLS from the coding sequence ATGAAAGACACAAAAAAAAAGCTAAAGACGGTGTCGCTTGACACAATGATTGATAAACACATCGGTAAAGTCGGTTCGGAACGGCGCGATGCTTTTGAGCATGAATTGAAAATTGAATTAGTTGGGAATGCCATTAGACAGGCAAGAAAAGAGCGTCATTTAACACAAGAGCAACTGGGTGAGTTGGTTGGCGTTCAGAAAGCACAGATATCGAAATTAGAAAACAGCGTAACGAACGCCCGGTTTGAAACAATTCTAAAAGTGTTTTCTGCTTTGGGGGCAAAAGTGAATTTTAATGTGGAGTTGGATGATAAGCAAATGACTCTTTCCTGA
- a CDS encoding type II toxin-antitoxin system RelE/ParE family toxin, whose product MDEKFVVELLPDAVDFLENLDDKAREKIYYNIRKAQHINDNELFKKLNDHIWEFRTLYQGKAYRLFAFWDKTGNVDTLVLATHGILKKTNKTPSKEIEKAENIRRQYLNEK is encoded by the coding sequence ATGGACGAAAAATTTGTTGTTGAGTTATTGCCAGATGCAGTTGATTTTTTGGAAAACCTTGATGATAAAGCGCGGGAGAAAATCTATTACAACATCAGAAAAGCCCAGCATATTAATGATAATGAGCTCTTCAAAAAACTAAACGACCATATATGGGAGTTCAGAACTTTATACCAAGGTAAAGCTTATCGGCTTTTTGCGTTTTGGGATAAGACTGGCAATGTAGATACGTTAGTTTTGGCCACGCATGGAATACTAAAAAAGACAAACAAGACGCCATCGAAAGAAATTGAAAAAGCCGAAAATATCCGAAGACAATATTTGAACGAAAAATAA
- a CDS encoding DUF3050 domain-containing protein, which translates to MNARIEQIKKGIEPLRQEIINHKVYAEIQTIEDVKVFMQYHVFAVWDFMSLLKALQLKLTCTSVPWFPKGSAETRYLINEIVAGEESDVDGEGIRKSHFELYLDAMQQCGADTSAIETFVAVLQETGDFNQAFTVSATPEAVKDFVEFTFDVISSDREHRQSAVFTFGREDLIPGMFISIINDLHKKFPDSLSIFKYYLERHIEVDGDHHSQLALQMTSNLCGDNEQNWLEAEQAIRQALQKRIDLWDGVYDAIMQMRKSSSQKQEAEVIDLV; encoded by the coding sequence ATGAATGCACGAATTGAACAGATTAAAAAAGGAATTGAACCTTTGCGGCAAGAGATTATAAACCACAAGGTATATGCTGAAATACAGACTATTGAGGACGTGAAAGTCTTTATGCAATACCATGTGTTTGCCGTTTGGGACTTCATGTCGTTACTCAAGGCGCTACAGCTTAAATTGACCTGTACGTCGGTTCCCTGGTTCCCAAAGGGTTCGGCGGAGACTCGCTATTTGATCAATGAAATCGTAGCTGGGGAAGAATCGGATGTGGATGGGGAGGGAATTCGGAAAAGCCACTTCGAGCTGTATCTGGATGCCATGCAGCAATGCGGAGCCGATACGTCGGCCATTGAAACATTTGTAGCCGTGCTACAGGAAACGGGCGATTTCAATCAGGCGTTTACGGTCTCAGCGACTCCTGAAGCCGTCAAAGACTTTGTCGAGTTTACATTCGATGTGATTTCCAGTGATCGGGAACATCGGCAATCGGCGGTATTTACGTTTGGGCGTGAAGACCTGATTCCCGGTATGTTCATTTCGATCATCAACGATTTGCACAAGAAATTCCCCGACAGCCTATCGATCTTCAAATATTATCTCGAACGCCACATTGAAGTAGATGGCGATCACCATAGCCAGCTTGCCTTGCAAATGACCTCGAACTTGTGCGGGGATAACGAACAAAACTGGCTGGAAGCTGAACAAGCCATTCGGCAGGCTCTGCAGAAACGCATCGATCTCTGGGATGGTGTGTATGATGCGATCATGCAGATGCGAAAGAGTAGTAGTCAAAAACAGGAAGCAGAAGTGATTGACTTGGTTTAA
- a CDS encoding sensor histidine kinase, which translates to MKLTFRTRYLVYIIAIHIAMAGLLFLALRENKLVFIASEAGLLISIIMAISIYRAFQQPSEFIASGIEAIRDKDFTVKFVPTGNQEVDELITVYNLMIDQLRQERTRQVEQQFFLEKLIEAAPIAILIFDFDGNVASVNPRASQLLTIKPGDVVGKQLAELGFSLLAQIADLADGESRIMKPNGLETYKVLRSNFMDRGFRRSFLIIEELTPEILASEKKAYSKVIRMMAHEVNNSIGAVNSILDVSKTYVNDPDVQHAVGIAIERNNRLNRFMRRFADVVRLPQPQKRAVDISEIAQSVVRLMQPQAELRGVSLQLATKEINVQVVDVEQMEQVLVNIVKNALEACESGQRVEIISTARHLIIRDNGAPILHDIEANLFNPFYSTKPEGQGIGLTLTREILLNHQFPFSLKTNEDGWTEFLIEFS; encoded by the coding sequence CTTTACGGGAGAATAAACTTGTTTTTATCGCTAGCGAAGCTGGGTTACTGATTTCGATTATCATGGCCATCAGCATTTATCGGGCGTTTCAGCAACCGTCAGAATTCATAGCGTCGGGTATCGAAGCCATTCGGGATAAGGACTTTACGGTCAAATTTGTGCCGACGGGAAATCAGGAAGTAGACGAATTGATAACGGTTTATAACCTGATGATCGATCAACTTCGGCAGGAGCGGACCCGACAGGTTGAGCAGCAGTTTTTTCTGGAAAAACTCATCGAAGCAGCGCCCATTGCGATCCTGATTTTTGATTTCGATGGGAATGTGGCGTCGGTTAACCCTAGAGCCAGTCAGCTGTTGACCATAAAACCCGGTGATGTTGTAGGGAAACAACTGGCGGAGCTTGGGTTTTCGTTGCTCGCCCAGATTGCTGATCTGGCCGATGGGGAATCCCGGATTATGAAACCCAATGGGCTCGAAACCTACAAGGTGTTGCGATCGAATTTCATGGATCGGGGTTTCCGACGTTCGTTTCTGATCATTGAAGAACTTACTCCCGAGATTCTAGCCAGCGAAAAGAAAGCCTATAGCAAGGTAATTCGGATGATGGCACACGAGGTGAATAATTCCATCGGAGCCGTCAATTCCATTCTCGACGTTAGCAAAACCTATGTAAATGACCCCGATGTTCAGCATGCCGTGGGTATCGCCATCGAGCGCAACAACCGACTAAATCGCTTTATGCGTCGGTTTGCCGATGTGGTACGATTACCTCAACCTCAAAAACGGGCTGTCGACATTAGTGAAATTGCTCAAAGTGTCGTTCGATTGATGCAGCCGCAGGCCGAACTGCGCGGAGTTAGTCTGCAACTTGCCACGAAGGAGATTAACGTTCAGGTAGTTGACGTTGAGCAGATGGAGCAGGTGCTAGTCAATATCGTCAAAAATGCCCTCGAAGCCTGCGAATCGGGTCAGCGCGTGGAGATCATCAGCACTGCTCGCCATCTGATTATCCGCGACAATGGAGCGCCGATTCTGCATGACATTGAAGCCAATCTGTTCAACCCATTTTACAGCACCAAACCTGAAGGTCAGGGCATTGGCCTAACGCTCACCCGAGAAATTCTCCTCAATCACCAATTTCCCTTTTCGCTCAAAACCAACGAAGACGGCTGGACCGAATTCTTAATTGAGTTTTCGTGA
- a CDS encoding helix-turn-helix domain-containing protein, translating into MTSVLDLRSFYANTGGIIEPPATETGHFNIIKVEELALPRHKPVSYSRRSYFKVSLVFGQSKIHYADQCMEIKESALVFTNPMIPYSWERISEEQTGFICLFTEDFFSRFGKVSDYPVFTSAASAVVPLNTHEAGQFHVLFLRMIAELNGQYTFKYDLLRCLLLEIILESQKKQPAAGKPSIGSTAYERIVLLFTELLERQFPIEVATQRLKLSSPSAFANQLNIHVNHLNKALKEITGQTTSQLINRRMIQEAKSLLKTTNWSVNEIAWSLGFDEPNHFSSFYKHNTGLTAKQFRVLTID; encoded by the coding sequence ATGACTTCTGTACTCGATCTTCGCTCATTTTATGCTAATACAGGTGGTATTATTGAACCGCCTGCAACGGAAACTGGCCATTTTAATATCATTAAAGTTGAAGAGCTGGCGCTTCCCAGGCATAAACCGGTTAGCTATAGCCGCCGGTCGTATTTCAAGGTGAGCCTTGTTTTTGGCCAGAGTAAAATTCATTACGCCGATCAGTGTATGGAGATTAAGGAAAGCGCATTGGTCTTTACTAACCCGATGATTCCATATAGTTGGGAACGGATTAGCGAAGAGCAAACAGGTTTTATCTGTCTATTTACCGAGGACTTTTTCAGCCGATTTGGGAAAGTCAGCGACTACCCGGTTTTTACATCGGCAGCCAGCGCGGTCGTTCCGTTAAATACACACGAAGCTGGCCAGTTTCATGTCCTCTTTTTACGAATGATTGCTGAACTTAATGGTCAGTATACGTTCAAATATGACCTCTTACGGTGTCTTTTGCTGGAAATCATTCTCGAATCGCAGAAGAAACAGCCTGCTGCTGGGAAACCCTCCATTGGCTCAACTGCCTATGAGCGAATTGTACTTCTGTTTACGGAACTACTGGAACGTCAATTCCCGATTGAGGTAGCTACGCAACGGTTGAAACTGAGTTCGCCTTCAGCCTTTGCCAATCAATTAAACATTCATGTCAACCACCTCAATAAAGCGCTTAAAGAAATTACGGGGCAAACCACGTCGCAGTTAATCAACCGACGAATGATTCAGGAGGCAAAGAGTCTTCTCAAAACCACAAATTGGTCGGTTAATGAAATAGCCTGGAGCCTGGGCTTCGATGAACCCAATCATTTTTCGAGCTTTTACAAGCATAATACCGGCCTAACAGCCAAACAGTTTCGCGTTTTAACTATTGATTGA